CCAAAAAGTACATAGATCAGAAATTTGTATTGCAGGTAAGCTGGTGTGTTTTCTTTAAGGCTTAGTGgtgcttttggggaaaaaaaaatcctttaaaagaTATAGTTTAGAATTTGAAAGTGTAACTTCATTTGCAACAGAAAAAGTCTAAATCAGCATCTACAATGAAAGTTTTCAATCTGTGGAGGTAATGGAAAAaggtgtgtgtgtttatatgtCAGTCTCTGTTACTATAGATACATAAAATAGATGGTTTGGATCCAGTTTCAATACCTCAGTCAAAATATTTGACTTACTGGTTTTGAGACAGAGCTGAAACAGTAACTgttgaaaaatgaaaagtttCCCACCAAGTAGTCTCAAAATACTGTTCTCTCTATCTAGAGAGACTACTTAAACACCAGTTTTGATGTGTCTTAGTATTGTTGATACATTTGTTTTCTGGGTAAGCCAGGACACCCCACAGATACATTTTTTTGTCTTCAGGTTTGAGAACGGGCCTgtcttgggttttgttttcccttcgTGAGTTTCTGTGTAACTGCAAAGTCAAAAAGAACTTTGTGCTTGATGCTGTCTGTAGCTTGCTTTTGAAAATCAGGGGAATTTAGAAAGATTGCTATTTAGTTAGAAAATGGAGTTTCCTTGCAGGCTGTCACTTGAATGAAAAAGCAACTGGAGCTGGCAGGAGAGACTCAGCATTTCTGAAGACCTTTCTCTTGCCCCTTATCACTCATggagcttttatttttccctgtacTGCTCAGGCAATAAAAGTTGTGCTTTTACAGTTCATCTGTGTTGTTTGGATGAAGAATACCTGAAAAATGTAGTGGACAGAGCAATTTCTGTCCTTACATTCAAAGTTTCAAAGAAGATAATTCAGTTTCCTTCTCGATATCACAAGACCTTCTCCATCCTACAAAAGCAGTTGGATATTCttaaatttttactttttccttctcctAAACACAAGAGCCTTTTTCATCTGGATCAAACTTCTGGTGGTTTCCTTTTTGTTCATCTCAGTACTGATTTGACAAGGAGGTGCACCAATGTGTTCAGTACCTGGTGGAGATAAAAGAATATGCATGACAAATCACTCCTGACAGGTTTTTCCAGGCTGGTTTTAGTTTGATTAGATAGAGCAGGATTGCATTAGGATGAATACATGTGCTCTCCTTCAAAAATctggtaaaaataatttagatgcTCCTGTTCTGTGCTGCTGAACTTGGTCATGACTGGCAACATCCCACTCAGCCTTTTTAAGACATTCAAAACTGTCACTTTGGCACAGGAGAATGGGTCTAAACcaaggatttaattttttttgttttaatcttgCTAGTTTTCATTAAATCTACTAAATGGAAGAATATTATCTACTGAAAGAGGGGAATATGAGATTTTAAAACCTACATATCAGAAAACATGATATGACAATTAAGAGGTCAAAGGAGTTCTATGGATTTCTGTTCTTGCCATGGAGTTTGGTGATGCACATTTTTATGTTGCTGTGCACAATATCAActtaaaattcacatttttctaTAAAAAGTTCTATTcagacatatatatacatatacacactaCATATAAATAGTTATATTTCCatgtatgtaaatatttttttgtgaGCTGTAGGAAATTGGGGTGTCCTTCTACTTCCTATTGTGTTTGTTGTGTGTCAGGAGTAGCTGCTGAGTACCTGCAGATCCCTTACACAGGAAGGCAATTTGAGACTTAAGAACAAGAAGCATTTTGGTGTCTTGTGACACTGACAACACAAGTGGGACTTTTGGAGTATTTGGAATCAGCTTTttctccaaattattattattttttttaattttaatggcGATAAGGATGCctatatgcaaaaaaaaattaaaagttagATTTTTACTGGACTTTTTTCAAACTTTTTggttgtttatttgtttttgctttctttcattAAGTATAGCTGTATTTCTGCTTTCAGCTGTatgttttaataaaatactgtatttaCCAGTGTAGCTGTTCATTTCTAAAGCCTGCTTATGTACAGTTTGAAATGGTTGGCAGTGGTTGCTAAGAGACATACTATTCAAATATATCTACAAGTCTCTGTTATGTAGGTTGCTATTTTGGaaaattaatttcccttttctgtgTATGTTTAGAATAGTCAAAATAAATTATGGAAGTCTTGAAGCTTATTCCTAAAAATAAGACTTTATTGTTGAAACCTGAAAACAAATTGGACATAGCAAAATAATAGTCttagtattattattttttttaatgagagaCTTAGTTTAGCAATGTTTCCAGAGAGGATCTGCATAAGAGAACTGGAAATATAAATACTTTTCAATCcagtaagaaaacaaaaaacataaGTGCTTCCAGCTGTTTGCTGTCTTAGGCTGAAATGTGCTATTTGGGGAAGGATGAGGTgactatttatttattgaaatcCAGAGCTAATTGAGGAGAGCAATGTGTTTATAACCTCTGGAGGGCAGCTGACAAACCTCATACTTCCCTCATGAAATCCCCACCAGAGATTCTTACTGCAAGGAAGATACAGTGAGGTCTCACTGCAAGCTGCAGAAATGTTCCAAACAATGAGGAAGAATGTGTGCATCAGTCCTAGACCTGGACCTTAGAAAGCAAAACCCCAGACAGCCTAACAACTTTAAATCTTACTTTTTCTTACCTTTTTTCACCTCCTCAGAGTTATATAGCAGTTTAACAGAGATCAGGTGTAGCATGCACACACTGACATATCTACTTGCAGTAGGTATTTATAATTTATCTGTTTGTGAACCTaagataattttgttttctgccaCTCCTGCAATGATTTTCTGACAGCATCTTACCCATTTGTAAGACCTGTTTGACAAACTGTCTTTATTTCTCTTGCAAGACAGGTACTGGTTCACAGTTTTTTTCATGCAAGACAGTTACTGGTTGCCTATGATTACTAAAAATTGCCTAAATTCCCTGGTTTCTGCACATTTGTGGCACTTGGTTGTCCTTTTTGCTTTAAAGTTTACCTCTGAATTTATTCCAAACATCCACCAGAATACCCAATGTTGTGGTGTcacaaaaaaaatgaagaggGTGGCTAAGGGAAAGCTCCTACTGTTGTGGCAGAGGATTCAAGGGGAATAAAACAAAGACCTGCAGGTGATATTCCTGCTGCTCATTTCATGCAGCTTCAGGTGACAGTGTTTGGGAAATATTTTGTACAATACCAGACACTAAACCACCATCTCTCTTGACTGAGTCTCACATAACCATTTTGCTGTGTATTTAAGAACAACTTAGTAAATGCAGggtttttgttattgttgttttttattttttttttttttaattggcatTGATAATGAAATCACCATTTTGTTCAAAGTGAAGGATTAATTCCCTCTGATGCTTTTGATTTGTGGCAATTGGTGGAGATCCCATAGCAGCAGATCCAGTGCTGGCATGGACTTCCCTGTTGAGTCTTTCCACAGCATGAGGGCCATGCAATCACTAGGAAGGCTTAAGAGCTCATCATATGAATTACAAGCAATTAGAAAAATGTGACCTTGACACAACCTTGTGAGAACAAAGTGTTAGAGCAAATGAGGATCTTCTGGTTCTGCAGAGTCAGGGAATGGTGGATGGTAAAGGGCAAACTGTCTTACCATATTTATTTTTGGGGAGAAGAAGGGCAGCATTTTGGAGCTAGTTAATCACAAATTGATTATTCTGAGGTGTATGATGTTATACTGAAGTTCCAGCAGGCTTTTTTAATACTGGATATCTGCTGCTTGGGTACCATGGATGTCATATTCTTTCATTCATGTGTTTTCATGAATTCAATTTCATACAGAAGTCTGTTGTGTCCTACTTGTCAAACGTCTCCTGTTTCagttctctttttcctttaaacccagctgttggagctgtttgaCAGCGAAGACCCTCGGGAACGAGACTACCTAAAAACAGTCTTGCACAGAATTTATGGCAAGTTCCTGGGCCTTAGAGCATTTATCCGAAAACagattaataatatttttctacGGTAAGTTGTGGAAGAAGGTGCTTTTCATTTATGAACCCTTTAGGAAACTGATATATTGCTTAtatttaacttttctttttttagattTGTTTATGAAACTGAACACTTCAATGGCGTAGCTGAACTGTTGGAAATTTTAGGAAGGTAAAGGAGTCTTTATTTATTATCTAACTCAGACTTCCCTTGTGCACACGTCAGGATAGTGTCAGATTTGGAAAAAGTATTATGATAATCCCTGACTCTGAAAACAGATGTGTGCACATGCTCATCTTTAAGCCCATGTGCAAATCTCTGTCACATCTTTGCCAAGAATATATAGCTACAAGTTAGAGCCAAAGTGTTGGGTTGATTTTATGTGTGTGAGTCCATTAAACACTGCACACTTCACCCTTCCATGCTGGAGGATTTATTCTGAGCACACTTAGCAGAGGGAATGTTATGAGTGAATCTAATTTTGGTAGGTTAATTACTCAAGACCACCTTGCTCAGATGAATTGACAGACCACATAGACAAGGTTTTCTCTGTTTGGCAACAGTTCTGTGCAGCTGTTTATGTGGTTATTCCTAATGGGAGCTGGATTGCTACCTAGATATGAACTGCCCTGTTAATACAAATCAGGACCAAAGTCAACAGCTGTTTACAAGTGCTGTTTGTAAACAGCTGCTGACTGCTAAATAGATTTTAATCTAGAAAGTGCTTTTGTACTGAACAAAACCTCAGTATTGTTCTCTGTGATGATGACACtaacaaatatttcttttctcatttccaGTATTATCAATGGTTTTGCTTTACCTCTCAAGGCAGAGCATAAACagtttctggtgaaggtgctGATCCCTTTACACACAGTCAGGAGTTTATCGCTCTTCCATGCACAGGtagaaattatgaaaatatttcttgttcAGTAAGAATTACAtgtatatttttaaaggttGCATTTAATTACATGACCataaaaagggagggaaaattctaaatgtggaaaaaaaccacaatcgatttttttccaaattaattCAGTATCCTTTATATGATAAATATTTAGCTTCTGTTCTGCTTAGGTAATTAAAAGCATAACATGCATCTGTAATAGTTTGGAAATTTTATTTAGTAGTTAGGCTCTCTCtagcttttcctctctgctcttTTCTCATTCTCACAAGTTTGCCTTTCCCATTCTCTCTCCCAAGAGGATGTTTGGGTTTCCTTAGTCTTGTCCTGTCAAGGCTCTTCTTCACCCTGGCAACCTTCTGAATACTAATACCcacattttttcatttcatattCTCCCTCAGAGATTCCTTAATACTGCATTTATGCTCTCATAAATCTTTTTATACCCTCAGCGTTCATGATGTAATTTTTCCTCTGATACTGCTACCTGTTGCCTTTCTCTCTGATTTTCAGATAGTgaaatttttcagtatttcttaTGGTGATAAAGCTCTGCTGTCTAAGTATGTTATTCCAGGTTTTAGCTGTGTCGACTCATCTTGCAAGAATTCTCATGACTTTGCTGTGTAAAATTAGTAAAAAGTTGCACTTTAAGAGAGTAGCAGAAGCTTCAAAACATTGCTTGTGTGACTGTATTTAGAATCCCAAGttgttctgatttttattttatatgctATTTCGTCACTCTAATTGTTCTTGTATAGAACAATTGTTTCTTATAAACTCATTTCTTATAAACTGAGCTTTGAATGGATTTGCACAGTGCAAACTCTGCATCTCAGTCTAAAATTGGATGTAGCTTGAGAGAGATGAATAGCATCTTGCcttaagtttttctttttaaaaaagttggggttttgtggtttttttaatagaaatgttCTAATTTTGTTTTTGTAAATTCTTATCTCTTCACAGCTGGCGTATTGCATAGTACAGTTTCTGGAGAAGGACCCCTCACTCACAGAACCagtaaatatttctttcatactttttttttccgcTATGAATGCTTTAGCCCATAGAGAGAAAAGTATAAAATCtaacttctttttccttctaattTAGGTTATTAGAGGTTTAATGAAATTCTGGCCAAAAACCTGCAGTCAGAAAGAGGTAAGAGATATGCTGgtattacaaagaaaaaaaaagagttatttTGCTCTAAAACATAATAAGCAGGGGTCTTTAATTCGTGGTTGATAGCATGTGCTGTGGTGAAGCTTGGTATTATTTCTTGTAGGTGATTTTTCAATACTTTAATTCTAGTTTTTTGAACAGTTTTGACTGTGCAAAGTTTGATGAGTCTGGTTCCTATTCACAAAATAGTTCCTggttctgctgcagagaatattttagaaaggagaaaataaacgTAGTTAAGGATAGGTTGGAAAACTCTGTTAGATTTGGAATTGTTTATCTATGAAGACAGTATTTTTCCAGTGAGGGTAAAAGATGCTTTATGTGGTGTTTACCTACTAAAGATGCTTTATGTGGTGTTTACCCACTAAACATGTAAAAGATGCAGTTAAACATGTGCATTTTTGTTTCAGATGCAAATCAGAGTTTTCCTAGTGAGGTTTTGTGAAACAGCAAAactgttattttcaatattgctCTCAAAAATGAGGTACAATTAGGAGAATCTCCTTAGTTACTGAAGTTTAAGCCTTTGTTCAGATCTTGGTATGAGACAAGGTTTTCAGCATGGATGTTTATACTGGTGCAATTCTGAATTTTATTCAAAATATGTTAAAGGCAGCATTTGAAGAAGAAACTTGTCCTTGTTTTAAGGGACTGAGTCCAGAAGTTGCCAGTGGTAGAACTGATGACATTTTTTGAGACAGGGTCTCACTGAGCTGAGTGAGGTTTCCATTTCTTCCTGAAGCAGTAGAATTTGGAGGTTGCCAGCATTCTGCAGAACAAGATGATTTGGAAGTTTTATGTTCAatgctttcttttttgtctttagGTCATGTTCCTAGGAGAGCTGGAGGAAATCTTGGATGTAATTGAACCATCACAATTTGTCAAAATCCAGGAACCTTTGTTTAAACAAATTGCCAAGTGTGTCTCTAGCCCTCATTTTCAGGTCAGTGGTAAAGGTTATTGTTCATATAGGAATGTATAGTCTCAGTTTCAAACATAACTCCCCCCAAATGTAAATATTATTCTATGTTACGTTTTTAAGTACTTGTCTTCTGTGGAAGAGGATATGTTGGGGTGGAAGGTTAGCTCTGAGCTCCATTAATAACTTGTTGGAGATGTTTGGGGttacagcacagagctgctccttctgAGCCCCTCACAAATCCTTGACCTGTGTCCAAGCAGGCTGTGAGCTCTTCCCACTATGGGTGgctgtcaggacccaggacatccctctggctgtcctgagcagccaggacccctgccagggggctcagagaccctggcacagagcccaagatgcccctgtgggtttgattatgacccctggagcaagtgaccaaccttagatgaagatctgcaaggcATGACAAATTAAGTAGGATGACTGAATTTATCacaaggtgaaaaagtagattttgggtttttttagaatggggattcaggaggcaagatggagggatctgggcatgtccagcctttctccttcttcttcttggcctccatcttctgctgtaatgttggcacttttagattggtttagagtagaagctcactgtctaacataggtgataggtattgggaagtaattgtaagcattgtacatgtagtttttggtataaagacataacaccaccctggggcaggcagagtgcctggaactgccctgctggatggacctcggcagggcaggagaaagaattttacagataaggaacaataaacaaccttgagaccgagaaatgaagagctctgactccttcttcaagcactgggctgggaaaagagacttccCAGCTTTTCTTGGGCTCACTCTGACCAGCAAGAGAGCCCTACAGGTGGCAGGTGCTGGCCCTGTAGACCCTGGAGGATGGATTTCCTCCCCAGTTTTGGTGCAGTCTTGTGCAGTTCCTGTTTTCTGACTTGATTCCTTCTAACCATGTACCCACGTGTGTGGTTAGAGGTGACACAAACTCTGTAGCCTGTTTTAATCACATTGTATAATGGGAGGAAGGGGAATGGATGGGATGTAACTGGATAATGGATGTAATGGATGTGAAGAGGATATAGAGTTCATGGCCTGTAGAGGCTCCATATTAAGCCTGGTGATCTGTCCTGGCACAAAGACAGATGTGACTTTTCAGCTCTTCCTTGGACTACATCCTTTTTTTAATCATAATTCAGATCAGCATCCTCCTTCCTaccccccagctcctctccaaGATAATTACTGTCCTTGGTACCTTCCCCACACTTTCTCCTCCCTTTTCCAGCCCAGCTATGGGGCCtttccctgtctccttcctctggtttcccagcactgctgggttttttccaactGCACTCTCCCTGATTTTGAGGGAAAGGGTGATGGGAAGTCTGTCTgctcttccttcccctcctcaacTGATGCTGTGTCTGCACCCAGTCTTCAGTGAGCAATAACACTTTGCTCAGGAAATAGAGAGTGGGTGCTGTGGGATCAGAACTACAGGATAGAAATTAATTCCATTAATGATGTTATGCTACTGATTAGAGTAGTTTAATTCCAAAACTAATAACTCCTGTTAGCTCATCTTTGTGGAGTTTCTctctgatttgtttttctatcaGAAAATCACAAAATTACAGATATCTGaattcctgttcctgttttatttctttgactTAAAGGTGGCTGAAAGAGCGCTGTATTATTGGAATAATGAATACATCATGAGTTTGATAGAGGAGAACTCAAATGTTATACTTCCCATCATGTTTTCCAGCCTTTACAGGATTTCTAAAGAGCACTGGAATCCGTAAGTTTGTGCATTTACACTTTATCTCTTAGCATTTGACATCCCACTGATAAACTCAAGGAATGTCTGCTGAAGAACATCTGAATGGGAGAGATGCACACTCAAAGCTGCTCTGAGCAAGTGCAACTCTGTTAATGACAATATATATTAGTCTGAACTTGAGCTTGTCTCAGTGTTTTTAATTAACTGGTATGTGTACAAAAATCACTACTTTGTAGGATAAAAATAGGCCTTCTCACAAgctggaaaaaagaagaaataaaatgttacATTGTTATTGAAGGAAAAATGTTGCTCATCAAGTGTTTCTCCTACGCAGTTTTTTTATAAACTGTTTGGCTCTTAAGCCTGATTCTAAACTGTCTAGAAGAATATCAGTTGGCATTAATAAAGCTTTGTGGCTGTGTCATCAGCTGATACCTCTGGGAGACTTTTGGTGTTGGCATTTTTTAAACATCCATGAAACACACAGACAATATATTCttaggttgggttttttttctaaatttatttaaaagctgTTCTTTATGACAGTAATTGAACAGTTACTTAGTATTGATATTGTGGTAATTaggcaattttattttaaacttaaTGGCTTAATAAAAAGTGTTTTTATGGAAAATTCTATTGCAGGAAGATGACATATATCCTTTATTTTAGTTGGAAAGTTTTTGTAAGTCAAGATGATTAGCATTTAGTAAAGCCAGTATTTTTAATGAGCTGTGCTATGTTCAGGTCCCAGTTGCTTTGAGACCTTACTGTAAAATGATTCATCTTTTCAAACATTggtctttttttcctgtaccTAGTCAAACTCTCAAGCTTGTGTGCTCACATGACAAATCTAATGCTGCTGGAAAGCCTCTGTAACTTAACACTGGTCACAAAAAGACACTTTCCAGTACCAGCCTCCAGCCTTTTAATATTATGCACTGAGATGCTTCTGGTAATGAGAATATTCCAGTATCACAATTTAGAGTTTTCATACCCACAGTAATTTTATTACACGAGCCAGGTAAAGACACGTCTAAAATAAAGGAGCTATTTAAAGAATTTCTATGTTTATAAGAAAATTTTTCATGTAGGCAACAAAAATGAAAGTTTATTTAAAGAGATGAGAGAGACAGGGGTGCGTGGGAAATGGCACATATTTTGTGTGTCCTGTAAGGATTAGCTCCAAAGGTTCCTGGCACTTGTACTGTTGATTCACTGCCTcctggctgaggagctgcttCTTAAGCAGCCTTGGGTCTGAATATGACAGCCAGAGTAGTGGATCAGGAACTGTGAAAGGGAAAATGAATATGAACTGCATGAGCACAAGGAAATCACTCTTGAAATACAGCTTTGCATTTTGCATAGATGCACTGAATATTCAGCTTCATAGGAGAGTCATAAGGAAATATGAATCACTTTCATTTTGTGTTTGAATTCTATTCCTTCTGCCAGCGTTGATGATTTGAATCTCTGAAGTTGCATTCAGAATTGCTCCACAGCATGAGGGAAGAGGCTGTAGTTACATGTAATAGCTTTCTGTTGTTGCCTTTCACCCTAGAGTTTTGGCCTGCTCCATTTCAGTAGTCAGAAGGGACATGAAAGCTGATTCTCACCTTAAGGATGTTAATCCAAAGTAGTTTCAGTGAAATCGAAGAATTTACATAACCATACTTGCAGGAACAGAATTGGTCACAGAAAGGCTGGGAAGAGAAGACACTTTGTATTTCACGTTTGATTTCACCTGAAACTAATGgattctcttctttcttctttctccatGTTTCACAGGGCTATTGTGGCTTTAGTCTACAATGTGTTGAAGGCATTTATGGAGATGAACAGCACCATGTTTGACGAGCTGACAGCCACTTACAAGTCAGATCGTCAGCGGTAACTTTTTAAAGCTTTCTTTTGTCAGCTGTGCACGTGGCCTGCAGTTTAGTTCTCCCCTTACACTCAGATGCAGTTGCAGAATCTCAGACATTATAGACACTGCCCCGTTTTTGCCCTTGTCTGCTCGCTGGGCTGCTCTTTGCAGGATGTGAGATTGTGTGCAGGTTGTTCTTGAGGCTTT
The Agelaius phoeniceus isolate bAgePho1 chromosome 6, bAgePho1.hap1, whole genome shotgun sequence DNA segment above includes these coding regions:
- the PPP2R5E gene encoding serine/threonine-protein phosphatase 2A 56 kDa regulatory subunit epsilon isoform, with amino-acid sequence MSSAPTTPPSVDKVDGFSRKSVRKARQKRSQSSSQFRSQGKPIELTPLPLLKDVPSSEQPELFLKKLQQCCVIFDFMDTLSDLKMKEYKRSTLNELVDYITISRGCLTEQTYPEVVRMVSCNIFRTLPPSDSNEFDPEEDEPTLEASWPHLQLVYEFFIRFLESQEFQPSIAKKYIDQKFVLQLLELFDSEDPRERDYLKTVLHRIYGKFLGLRAFIRKQINNIFLRFVYETEHFNGVAELLEILGSIINGFALPLKAEHKQFLVKVLIPLHTVRSLSLFHAQLAYCIVQFLEKDPSLTEPVIRGLMKFWPKTCSQKEVMFLGELEEILDVIEPSQFVKIQEPLFKQIAKCVSSPHFQVAERALYYWNNEYIMSLIEENSNVILPIMFSSLYRISKEHWNPAIVALVYNVLKAFMEMNSTMFDELTATYKSDRQREKKKEKEREELWKKLEDLELKRGLRRDGIIPT